The Aptenodytes patagonicus chromosome 10, bAptPat1.pri.cur, whole genome shotgun sequence genome includes a region encoding these proteins:
- the ANKRD34C gene encoding ankyrin repeat domain-containing protein 34C → MDEVTELEMGGNSLLKAVWLGRLRLTRLLLEGGAYINESNEKGETALMVACITKHVDQQSINKAKMVKYLLDNRADPNIQDKSGKTALMHACICGAGGDVVSLLLENGADPSLEDHSGASALVHAINADDKDVLQHLLDACKAKGKEVIIITMDKSASGTKTAKQYLNVPPSLEFKERAPPEACTAPSSAHLKTPVSAPSPTEKESGIFGPHPSQPGDTPSARAADEPPSPGQRAGMARRARLPQLKRLWSEPWGLVAPSVLAASMHHDDTQVCADDEVIMGIGDLSLSKKSPLTRSGSSKSKDPSLFPPVDKQALRTLPAPGPLVRKAAYEKSQTAHQRLPRRSTVPEEPESVSFAATGSATVMDALHWRRLGTEHYDCDPQLSSIPSPAEAGKVPSERRKLSGSHLALLGSSRESLDSIASTSPGTVRCRPPGLLERRGSGTLLLDHISHTRPGYLPPLNVNPNPLIPDIGSNSKTSSLLAAGLKSLVPIAPSSPRRGDLRAKRKLLRRHSMQVEQMRQLSDFEEIVAQ, encoded by the coding sequence ATGGATGAGGTGACGGAGCTGGAGATGGGGGGGAACTCCCTCCTGAAGGCAGTGTGGCTCGGCCGGCTCCGGCTGACCCGGCTGCTGCTGGAAGGGGGGGCTTACATCAATGAGAGCAACGAGAAAGGGGAGACTGCCCTGATGGTGGCCTGCATCACCAAGCACGTCGACCAGCAGAGCATTAACAAGGCCAAGATGGTGAAGTACCTGCTGGACAACAGAGCCGACCCCAACATCCAGGACAAGTCCGGGAAAACAGCCCTCATGCATGCCTGCATCTGCGGTGCCGGGGGGGACGTTGTGTCCCTGctgctggagaacggggcagaccCCAGCCTGGAGGACCACTCGGGAGCATCAGCTCTGGTCCACGCCATCAATGCCGATGACAAGGACGTGCTGCAGCACCTCCTGGATGCCTGCAAGGCCAAAGGGAAGGAGGTGATCATTATCACCATGGACAAATCGGCCTCTGGCACCAAGACTGCCAAGCAGTACCTGAACGTTCCCCCCTCGCTGGAGTTCAAGGAGAGGGCCCCCCCCGAGGCGTGCACAGCACCCTCCAGCGCCCACCTGAAAACTCCCGTCTCAGCACCTTCCCCCACTGAGAAGGAGAGCGGCATCTTTGGCCCACATCCATCACAACCCGGGGACACCCCCTCTGCCAGGGCTGCCGACgagcccccctccccgggacagAGAGCTGGCATGGCCAGGAGAGCCCGCCTGCCCCAGCTGAAACGGCTGTGGTCAGAGCCGTGGGGTCTGGTTGCGCCCTCGGTCCTGGCGGCCTCCATGCACCACGACGACACGCAGGTCTGTGCGGATGATGAGGTGATCATGGGCATCGGTGACCTCTCACTCTCCAAAAAGTCTCCACTCACCCGGAGCGGCAGCAGCAAGAGCAAGgacccctctctcttccccccggTAGACAAGCAGGCTCTGAGGACACTGCCAGCCCCTGGGCCACTGGTGAGGAAAGCAGCCTACGAGAAGAGCCAGACTGCCCACCAGCGCCTGCCCCGAAGGAGCACAGTCCCCGAAGAGCCAGAAAGCGTCAGCTTCGCTGCTACCGGCTCGGCCACGGTGATGGATGCGCTGCACTGGCGGAGGCTGGGCACCGAACACTACGACTGTGACCCCCAGCTttccagcatccccagcccagccGAGGCAGGGAAGGTGCCGTCAGAGAGGAGGAAGCTCAGTGGCTCCCACCTGGCCTTGCTGGGCAGCTCGCGGGAGTCCCTGGACAGCATTGCCAGCACATCACCCGGGACTGTCCGGTGCCGACCCCCTGGTTTGCTGGAGAGGCGAGGGTCCGGGACCCTGCTGCTGGACCACATCTCCCACACAAGACCAGGATATCTGCCCCCCCTGAACGTGAACCCCAACCCCCTGATCCCCGACATCGGCTCCAACAGCAAAACCTCCTCCCTGCTTGCTGCTGGCTTGAAGTCCCTAGTACCCATCGCTCCCAGCTCGCCCAGACGGGGCGACTTGAGAGCCAAAAGGAAGCTTCTCCGGAGACACTCCATGCAAGTAGAGCAGATGCGGCAGCTCTCTGATTTCGAGGAAATAGTGGCCCAGTAG
- the TMED3 gene encoding transmembrane emp24 domain-containing protein 3, which produces MRVGMRVGMLALAVLLCALRAGRAGGTELTFELPDSDKQCFHQELERGLKFTLDYQVITGGHYDVDCYVEDPNGRMIYKETKKQYDSFPHRTEVKGVYTFCFSNEFSTFSHKTVYFDFQVGDEPPILPDMSNRVTALTQMESACITIHEALNTVIDSQTHYRLREAQDRSRAEDLNGRVSYWSVGETLILFVVSIGQVMLLKSFFTEKRPGSSSAST; this is translated from the exons aTGCGGGTTGGGATGCGGGTTGGGATGCTGGCGCTGGCGGTGCTGCTGTGCGCGCTGCGGGCCGGCCGGGCCGGCGGCACCGAGCTGACCTTCGAGCTGCCCGACAGCGACAAGCAGTGCTTCCACCAGGAGCTGGAGCGCGGCCTCAAGTTCACGCTGGACTACCAG GTGATCACCGGGGGACACTACGACGTAGACTGCTATGTGGAGGACCCCAATGGCAGGATGATCTACAAGGAGACCAAGAAGCAGTACGACAGCTTCCCGCACCGCACTGAAGTCAAGGGCGTCTACACCTTCTGCTTCAGCAACGAGTTCTCCACCTTCTCCCACAAAACCGTCTACTTCGACTTCCAGGTGGGCGATGAGCCACCGATCCTGCCCGACATGAGCAACCGTGTCACTGCCCTGACACAG ATGGAGTCCGCCTGCATCACCATCCACGAGGCTCTGAACACGGTGATCGACTCCCAGACTCACTACCGCCTGCGGGAAGCGCAGGACCGGAGCAGAGCTGAAGACCTCAACGGACGGGTCTCGTACTGGTCGGTCGGGGAAACCCTCATCCTCTTTGTGGTCAGCATTGGGCAAGTGATGCTGCTTAAAAGCTTCTTCACCGAGAAGAGACCCGGCAGCAGTAGTGCCAGCACCTAA
- the LOC143165005 gene encoding gonadotropin-releasing hormone II receptor-like — MARLGSAGWDTLAGGRGHLDPDPAVGNTSVEPPGSLPPLEQGCAWSPQAEGGEEPLRLPTFSPAAQARVAVTFALFALSAGCNLAVLRVAGGRRSGRRSHIRLLLLHLAAADLLVTVAVMPLDAIWNITLQWRAGDLACRLLMYLRLLAMYASAFVTVVISLDRQAAILHPLAIARARKRNRIMLYVAWLLSAGLSVPQLFLFRTVTLHPPHNFTQCTTRGSFPQPWHETLYNMLGFACLFLLPLLIMVCCYTRILLEISRRMGSSLFSSRDVSLRCSRNNIPRARLRMLKMSLVIVSSFILCWTPYYLLGLWYWFCPRAMDKRVSPALTHILFIFGLFNACLDPITYGLFTIPFRRGWGCPCGHSPEPQPPSPATGSFRCSASSLPPKRGIPGVRGWRVPAEPGLPAGAGSCQSSSL, encoded by the exons ATGGCCCGGCTGGGCAGTGCTGGGTGGGACACCCTGGCTGGAG GAAGGGGCCATCTGGACCCAGACCCTGCAGTGGGGAACACCAGCGTGGAGCCCCCTGGCAGCCTGCCCCCCCTGGAGCAGGGCTGCGCCTGGAGCCCCCAGGCCGAGGGCGGCGAGGAGCCCCTGCGGCTGCCCACCTTCTCCCCTGCTGCCCAGGCCCGTGTGGCCGTCACCTTCGCCCTCTTCGCCCTCTCCGCCGGTTGCAACCTGGCAGTGCTGCGGGTGGCGGGGGGCCGACGGAGCGGCCGGCGCTCCCACAtccgcttgctgctgctgcacctgGCCGCCGCTGACCTGCTGGTGACGGTGGCGGTGATGCCGCTGGATGCCATCTGGAACATCACGCTGCAGTGGCGGGCGGGCGACCTGGCCTGCCGCCTCCTCATGTACCTCCGGCTGCTGGCCATGTACGCCTCTGCCTTCGTCACCGTCGTCATCAGCCTGGACCGGCAGGCTGCCATCCTGCACCCGCTGGCCATCGCCCGCGCCCGGAAGAGGAACCGCATCATGCTCTACGTTGCCTGGCTCCTCAGCGCAGGGCTCTCGGTGCCGCAG ctgttcCTATTCCGCACGGTCACCCTCCACCCACCGCACAACTTCACTCAGTGCACCACGCGGGGcagcttcccccagccctggcatgAGACCCTCTACAACATGCTCGGCTttgcctgcctcttcctgctgccGCTGCTTATCATGGTCTGCTGCTACACACGCATCCTCCTGGAGATCTCCCGGCGCATGGGCTCGAGCCTCT TCTCCTCCCGAGATGTGTCGCTGCGGTGCTCCAGGAACAACATCCCGCGGGCACGGCTGCGCATGCTGAAGATGAGCCTGGTCATCGTCTCCTCCTTCATCCTCTGCTGGACCCCCTACTACCTGCTGGGGCTGTGGTACTGGTTCTGCCCACGGGCCATGGATAAGAGGGTCTCGCCGGCCCTCACCCACATCCTCTTCATCTTTGGCCTCTTCAATGCGTGCCTGGACCCCATCACCTATGGGCTCTTCACCATCCCCTtccggaggggctggggctgcccctgcggGCACAGCCCCGAGCCCCAGCCACCCTCCCCAGCCACCGGCTCCTTCCGCTGCTCGGCCTCCTCCCTGCCGCCCAAGCGGGGCATCCCAGGGGTGCGGGGGTGGCGGGTGCCTgccgagccggggctgcccgcTGGGGCTGGCTCCTGCCAGAGCAGCTCCCTGTGA
- the LOC143165258 gene encoding mesoderm posterior protein 1-like, which yields MAHSTAPGLPLPATALLQDWGCHGPPDLEGYSSSSPASSPDSCGLSSPAAARGPCRGPAAPRLRGGPGGRKGVRGPGPGGSRQSASEREKLRMRRLAQALLRLRHYLPPALAPAGQSLTKIETLRLAIRYIAHLSALLGLSEEALAQRWGAAPWHCPLCPQGLGCCQIPDPCLHPPAPAPRDASPPSTVGWGSPPTVGTSPELYGAPGMGTGAWGSPPCGPAAGNLPEVLGVPDMGTGAWESPPYIPVTGTPLELHEAVASNVSSWLSPPHCAGAGAPPDLPGDPLLDAGLMLPEFVDAGTVTQDLSADLLSLLEALLPPQPQD from the exons ATGGCCCACTCGACAGCCCCCGGCCTCCCGCTCCCCGCCACGGCCCTGCTGCAGGACTGGGGCTGCCATGGACCCCCAGACCTCGAGGGCTACAGCAGCAGCTCGCCTGCATCCTCGCCCGACTCTTGCGGCCTCTCGTCCCCTGCTGCTGCCCGGGGACcctgccgcggccccgccgccccccgcctgcGGGGTGGCCCCGGGGGCAGGAAGGGGGTCCGGGGCCCAGGGCCAGGAGGCTCGCGGCAGAGCGCCAGCGAGCGGGAGAAACTGCGGATGCGGCGGCTGGCGCAGGCACTGCTGCGGCTGCGGCACTACCTGCCACCCGCGCTGGCACCTGCGGGGCAGAGCCTCACCAAGATCGAGACCCTGCGCCTCGCCATCCGCTACATCGCCCATCTCTCAGCCCTGCTGGGGCTCAGCGAGGAGGCGCTGGCCCAGCGATGGGGGGCGGCCCCCTGGCActgccccctctgcccccagggcCTGGGGTGCTGCCAGATCCCGgatccctgcctgcacccaccagccccggccccacGGGATGCTTCGCCCCCCAGCACTGTGGGCTGGGGGTCACCTCCCACGGTGGGGACCTCCCCGGAGCTGTACGGGGCtcctggcatggggacaggggcCTGGGGGTCACCCCCCTGTGGCCCTGCTGCGGGGAACCTCCCAGAGGTGCTTGGGGTTCCTGACATGGGGACGGGGGCCTGGGAGTCGCCCCCCTACATCCCTGTGACGGGGACCCCCCTGGAGCTGCATGAGGCTGTCGCCTCCAATGTGTCCTCCTGGCTGTCCCCTCCTCACTGTGCAGGGGCAGGGGCCCCCCCGGACCTCCCCGGCGACCCCCTCCTGGACGCGGGGCTGATGTTGCCGGAGTTCGTGGATGCAGGGACAGTCACCCAG GACCTCTCCGCAGACCTGCTCTCTCTCTTGGAGGCTCTGCTTCCGCCGCAGCCCCAGGACTGA
- the LOC143165216 gene encoding uncharacterized protein LOC143165216, which translates to MAGPPAPLLPQGLQPSAGCALLWDQAGALANATSPTPSVKPPGASPCPPRGWRPGARGWQGNGGESGRCGGPGGLRQSASKREKLRMRRLAQALLRLRHYLPPALAPVGQSLTKIETLRLAIRYIAHLSALLGLSEEALAQRRGAAPRHCSLCPQGLGCCQPLDPCLHPSAPAPQDASPPGTVGWGSPPMVGTPLELYGAPGMGTGAWGSPPCGPTVGTPPEVLGVPDMGTGAWGSPPYMPAVGTPSELHRTPGSVSGSWSSPPYSLGAE; encoded by the exons ATGGCcggacccccagccccactcctgccCCAGGGCCTCCAGCCCTCAGcaggctgtgctctgctctgggaCCAGGCTGGGGCCCTTGCCAATGCTACTTCCCCAACCCCTTCTGTGAAGCCCCCCGGcgcgtccccatgtcccccacggGGCTGGCGGCCAGGGGCCAGGGGGTGGCAGGGTAATGGGGGCGAGTCAGGGCGGTGTGGGGGACCAGGGGGCCTGCGGCAGAGCGCCAGCAAGCGGGAGAAACTGCGGATGCGGCGGCTGGCGCAGGCACTGCTGCGGCTGCGGCACTACCTGCCACCCGCGCTGGCACCTGTGGGGCAGAGCCTCACCAAGATCGAGACCCTGCGCCTCGCCATCCGCTACATCGCCCATCTCTCAGCCCTGCTGGGGCTCAGCGAGGAGGCGCTGGCCCAGCGACGGGGGGCAGCCCCCCGGcactgctccctctgcccccaaggcctggggtgctgccagcccctggacccctgcctgcacccatcAGCCCCGGCCCCACAGGATGCTTCGCCCCCCGGCACTGTGGGCTGGGGGTCACCTCCCATGGTGGGGACCCCCCTGGAGCTGTACGGGGCtcctggcatggggacaggggcCTGGGGGTCACCCCCCTGTGGCCCCACTGTGGGAACTCCCCCAGAGGTGCTTGGGGTTCCTGATATGGGGACGGGGGCCTGGGGGTCGCCCCCCTACATGCCTGCAGTGGGGACCCCCTCGGAGCTGCACAGGACCCCTGGCTCTGTCTCAGGGTCCTGGTCATCACCACCATACAGCCTCGGAGCA GAATGA
- the ANPEP gene encoding aminopeptidase N, whose amino-acid sequence MAAGFFISKSVGIVAIVLGLGAVATIIALSVVYAQEKNKPTDPGIADTTTTTAAPPSTAAPNTTAAPNTTAAPNTTAAPNKPWNRWRLPTTLRPESYEVTLQPFLTPDANNTYIFKGNSSVVFVCMEATDLILIHSKKLKYTLQGPFHTSLHAVDGSSVPHISNTWLETPTQYLVVQLNGLLQQGQRYRLVSIFTGELADDLAGFYRSEYVDESGNKKVVATTQMQAADARKAFPCFDEPAMKATFTVTLIHPSDHKAISNMPARSTWQQQIDGKSWNVTEFQTTPKMSTYLLAFIVSQFSYVHNTSGNVLIRIWGRPKAIAEGQGNYALKVTGPILNFFERHYNTAYPLPKSDQVGLPDFNAGAMENWGLVTYRENSLLFDNVYSSIGNKERVVTVIAHELAHQWFGNLVTLRWWNDLWLNEGFASYVEYLGADSAEPSWNIKDLMVLNEVYKVMATDALTTSHPLSFREDEINTPAQISEVFDSISYSKGASVLRMLSDFLTEDVFKKGLQSYLHTFAYGSTTYTDLWSHLQKAVMESNVSLPNSISKIMDRWTLQMGFPVVTVNTLTGTVRQNHFLLDPTSVVERPSAFNYTWIVPITWKKHKTAGGRYWLTKRSAFNYQFKVSSASWLLLNLNVSGYFRVNYNPENWDQLLRQLSTNHQAIPVINRAQIIDDAFNLARAKYVSVTLALNTTRFLSRETAYMPWEAALNNLHYFQLMFDRSEVFGVMTKYMQKQVMPLFNHYKNITNGWINIPSGLMDQYNEINAISTACSYGITECQNLSTEYFRKWQQNVTKNPIPPNLRSSIYCSIVATGGEEAWNFIWERFKEATVVSEADKLRTALSCSPQPWILSRYLQYTLDPNKIRKQDATATINSIASNVVGQPLAWDFIRGKWRMLFSQYGGGSFSFSRLILSVTQRFSTEFELQQLEQFKADNQDIGFGSGTRALEQALERTRANIKWVKENQETVLAWFQGETASI is encoded by the exons ATGGCGGCCGGCTTCTTCATCAGCAAGAGTGTGGGCATCGTGGCCATTGTGCTGGGCCTGGGGGCCGTGGCCACCATCATCGCGCTCTCAGTGGTGTATGCCCAGGAGAAGAACAAGCCAACAGATCCTGGCATTGccgacaccaccaccaccacggctGCCCCCCCCTCCACTGCTGCCCCCAACACCACCGCTGCCCCCAACACCACCGCTGCCCCCAACACCACCGCTGCCCCCAACAAGCCCTGGAACCGGTGGAGGCTGCCGACGACGCTGAGGCCGGAGTCCTACGAGGTGACCCTGCAGCCCTTCCTGACGCCCGATGCCAACAACACGTACATCTTCAAGGGCAACAGCAGCGTGGTCTTCGTCTGCATGGAAGCCACTGACCTCATCCTCATACACAGCAAGAAGCTGAAGTACACCCTGCAGGGGCCCTTCCACACCTCACTGCATGCGGTGGATGGCTCCAGCGTGCCCCACATCAGTAACACCTGGCTGGAGACCCCCACCCAGTACCTGGTGGTGCAGTTGAATGgcctgctgcagcagggccagcgcTACCGGCTTGTCAGCATCTTCACGGGGGAGCTGGCTGACGACTTGGCCGGCTTCTACCGCAGTGAATACGTGGATGAGTCGGGCAACAA GAAGGTGGTGGCCACGACACAGATGCAGGCAGCCGACGCACGGAAAGCCTTCCCCTGCTTCGACGAGCCTGCCATGAAAGCCACCTTCACAGTGACGCTGATCCACCCCTCCGACCACAAGGCCATTTCCAACATGCCCGCCAGGA gcaCCTGGCAGCAGCAGATTGACGGGAAGAGCTGGAACGTCACCGAGTTCCAGACCACCCCCAAAATGTCCACCTACCTGCTGGCCTTCATCGTCAGCCAGTTCAGCTACGTGCATAACACCTCGGGGAACGTGctg ATCCGCATCTGGGGCCGCCCCAAGGCCATTGCCGAGGGCCAGGGCAACTATGCGCTCAAGGTGACTGGCCCCATCCTCAACTTCTTCGAGAGGCACTACAACACGGCGTACCCGCTGCCCAAGTCTG ACCAGGTCGGCCTCCCCGACTTCAACGCGGGCGCAATGGAGAACTGGGGGCTGGTGACCTACCGGGAGAACTCATTGCTCTTTGACAATGTCTACTCCTCCATCGGCAATAAGGAGCGGGTGGTGACTGTCATCGCCCACGAGTTGGCCCATCAG TGGTTTGGGAACCTGGTGACACTGCGGTGGTGGAACGACCTGTGGCTAAACGAGGGCTTCGCCTCCTATGTGGAGTACCTGGGTGCCGACTCAGCAGAGCCCTCCTGGAACATT AAAGACCTGATGGTGCTGAACGAAGTGTACAAGGTGATGGCGACGGATGCCCTGACCACCTCCCACCCGCTTTCCTTCCGCGAAGATGAGATCAACACCCCGGCCCAGATCAGCGAGGTCTTTGACAGCATCTCCTACAGCAAG GGAGCGTCGGTGCTGCGGATGCTCTCCGACTTCCTCACTGAGGACGTGTTCAAGAAGGGGCTGCAG TCCTACCTCCACACCTTCGCCTATGGAAGCACCACCTACACGGACCTCTGGTCTCATTTGCAAAAG gcTGTCATGGAGAGCAATGTCTCACTGCCCAACTCCATCAGCAAGATCATGGACCGCTGGACGCTGCAGATGGGCTTCCCCGTGGTGACCGTCAACACCCTCACCGGCACCGTCAGACAGAACCACTTCCTGCTGGACCCCACCTCCGTGGTGGAGAGACCCTCTGCCTTCAA CTATACCTGGATCGTCCCCATCACCTGGAAGAAGCATAAGACCGCTGGGGGCAGGTACTGGCTGACCAAACGCTCAG catTCAACTACCAGTTCAAGGTCAGCAGCGCCAGCTGGCTCCTGCTGAACCTGAATGTCAGCGGGTACTTCCGTGTCAACTACAACCCAGAGAACTGGGACCAGCTCCTCAGACAGCTCTCCACCAACCACCAG GCCATCCCCGTGATCAACCGTGCCCAGATCATTGATGATGCCTTTAACCTGGCCAG GGCCAAGTACGTCAGTGTGACCTTGGCCTTGAACACCACACGGTTTCTGAGCCGGGAGACAGCGTACATGCCCTGGGAGGCGGCGCTCAACAATCTCCATTACTTCCAGCTGATGTTTGACCGCAGTGAGGTCTTCGGGGTGATGACG AAATACATGCAGAAACAGGTGATGCCCCTCTTCAACCACTACAAGAACATCACCAATGGCTGGATCAACATCCCCAGTGGCCTGATGGACCA GTACAATGAGATCAATGCCATCAGCACAGCCTGCTCCTACGGCATCACCGAGTGCCAGAACCTGTCCACTGAGTACTTCCGCAAGTGGCAGCAAAATGTCACCAAGAACCC gATCCCCCCGAACCTGCGCTCCTCCATCTACTGCAGCATAGTGGCCACGGGCGGGGAGGAGGCCTGGAACTTCATCTGGGAGAGGTTCAAAGAGGCCACCGTCGTGTCCGAGGCTGACAAGCTCCGCACAGCCCTCTCCTGCAGCCCCCAACCCTGGATCCTCAGTCG GTACCTGCAGTACACCCTCGATCCCAACAAGATCCGGAAGCAGGACGCCACCGCCACCATCAACAGCATCGCCAGCAACGTggtggggcagcccctggcctgggaCTTCATCCGCGGCAAATGGAGGATGCTCTTCAGCCA GTACGGGGGCggctccttctccttctcccggCTGATTTTATCAGTGACCCAGCGGTTTTCCACGGAGTTTGAGCTGCAGCAG CTGGAGCAGTTCAAGGCGGACAACCAGGACATCGGCTTCGGGTCAGGGACACGGGCGCTGGAGCAGGCCCTGGAGAGAACCCGCGCCAACATCAAGTGGGTGAAGGAGAACCAGGAGACGGTGCTGGCCTGGTTCCAGGGCGAAACCGCCTCCATCTAA